A single genomic interval of Methylocystis sp. IM3 harbors:
- the ntrX gene encoding nitrogen assimilation response regulator NtrX encodes MASDILIVDDEADIRELVAGILGDEGHGTRTAKDADEALAAVAARRPHLVFLDIWLQGSRLDGLQVLEQIQKQHKGLPVVMISGHGNIETAVSAIKIGAYDFIEKPFKADRLVLVAERALEAYQLRRELSALRQRAGAFDRIVGASPAANQLQQVIARVSPVNSRVLITGAPGTGKELAARCIHEASQRAGGPFVVINSATITPENMEIELFGREGPDGERKIGALEEAHGGTLFLDEIADMPKDTQAKILRVLVDQTFQRVGGSTKVQVDVRVISSSARDLASAIEEGALREDLFHRLAVVPIRVPSLAERREDIPALIEYFMENMSLASGMPRRKIAEDALAVLQLHDWPGNIRQLKNNVERLMILTAGEPGAAITADMLPADVGELVPATPAGVRGEKLMSLPLREAREVFEREYLVAQLNRFSGNISRTAEFIGMERSALHRKLKSLSID; translated from the coding sequence ATGGCGAGCGACATTCTTATCGTCGACGACGAAGCGGACATTCGCGAACTGGTCGCGGGCATTCTGGGCGACGAAGGCCATGGGACTCGGACGGCCAAGGACGCGGACGAGGCGCTCGCGGCAGTGGCGGCGCGCCGGCCCCATCTCGTTTTTCTCGACATTTGGCTGCAAGGCTCGCGCCTCGACGGCCTCCAGGTGCTGGAGCAGATCCAGAAGCAGCACAAGGGCCTGCCGGTCGTCATGATTTCCGGCCACGGCAACATCGAGACCGCCGTGAGCGCCATCAAGATCGGCGCATACGACTTCATCGAGAAGCCCTTCAAGGCGGATCGGCTCGTGCTGGTCGCCGAGCGCGCGCTGGAGGCCTATCAGCTTCGCCGTGAACTCTCGGCGCTGCGCCAGCGGGCAGGGGCCTTCGACCGCATCGTCGGCGCGTCCCCTGCCGCAAATCAGCTTCAGCAGGTGATCGCCCGCGTCTCACCCGTGAATTCCCGCGTGCTCATCACCGGCGCCCCCGGCACGGGCAAGGAACTCGCCGCCCGTTGCATCCACGAGGCCTCGCAGCGCGCCGGCGGCCCCTTCGTCGTGATCAATTCCGCCACGATCACGCCTGAAAACATGGAGATCGAGCTGTTTGGGCGCGAGGGTCCAGATGGCGAGCGCAAGATCGGCGCGCTGGAAGAGGCCCATGGCGGCACGCTGTTTCTCGACGAGATCGCAGACATGCCCAAGGATACGCAGGCCAAGATCCTGCGCGTCCTTGTCGACCAGACCTTCCAGCGCGTGGGCGGCTCCACCAAGGTTCAGGTCGATGTGCGCGTGATCTCCTCCTCGGCGCGCGACCTGGCCTCGGCCATAGAGGAGGGGGCGCTCCGCGAGGACCTGTTCCATCGCCTTGCGGTTGTGCCGATCCGGGTGCCGTCGCTGGCCGAGCGGCGGGAGGATATTCCCGCGCTGATCGAGTATTTCATGGAGAACATGTCGCTCGCCTCCGGCATGCCGCGGCGCAAAATCGCCGAGGATGCGCTTGCCGTCCTCCAGTTGCACGACTGGCCAGGAAACATCCGTCAGTTGAAGAACAACGTCGAACGACTGATGATCCTGACGGCGGGCGAGCCCGGCGCCGCGATCACGGCGGACATGTTGCCGGCCGATGTCGGGGAGCTCGTGCCGGCCACACCGGCGGGCGTCAGGGGCGAAAAACTGATGAGCCTGCCGCTCCGCGAGGCGCGCGAGGTCTTCGAGCGCGAATATCTGGTGGCCCAGCTCAACCGCTTTTCTGGCAATATTTCGCGTACCGCCGAATTCATCGGCATGGAGCGATCAGCCCTCCACAGAAAGCTGAAGTCGCTCTCGATCGACTAG